The nucleotide sequence CAGCTCTATAATTTTCTGGAAAGTTACTCCAGTTAGAGCCTTGAAACCTGTGATTCCCCGTGGTATAATTTGCCTTGAGGAGGGGCCCGGCAAGCCGGGAGGAGACCTGAAGGCTTGCCTTGAGGACCCGGCAGCCGGGAGGAGACTATCGGAGGTGACTATCCACATTCATGAACAGACAATTTGACATCATTATTGTGGGCGCCGGCGCGTCGGGGCTTGCCGCAGGAATCCACGGGGCAGAACATGGCGCGCAGGTTCTGATTCTGGAGCATATGGACAAGGCCGGGAAAAAACTTCTGGCCACGGGAAACGGAAAATGTAATTTTACCAATGAAAAGCAGGGGATTGCATATTACAGAGGCAAGGACCCTGCCTTTGTATTGCCTGTGCTGGAACAGTTCGGCCTGAAAGAAACTCTGGAATTTTTCCGGAAGCTGGGTATTTTGCCCAGAAACAAACGGGACGGTTATTACTATCCGGCCAGCGGGCAGGCCGCTTCCGTCCGGGAAGTGCTGCTGATAGAATGCCGGAGACGGAAGGTTGCCATTGCCTGCAATGTGGGAATCCGCTCCATTCAAAAGCAGGGGGGATTTTTTCTGTTCCGGACGAAACAGGGGGAATATCGAAGCAGAGCCTGTATCATTGCCACCGGAGGAAAAGCTGGCAGAAAAACGGGAAGCGACGGAAGCGGATTTCCATATATTATTGGATTTGGCCATAAATTGACAGATATTGTTCCTGCTCTTGTTCAATTGCAGGGAAAACAGTCATTTTTGAAAGAAATTGCAGGAATTCGTGCAGAATGTCTGACAGAACTTTACATAAATCATAAGAAAGCTGCGGAAGACCTGGGAGAACTGCAGTTTACGGAAACAGGGGTATCAGGAATCCCTGTATTTCAGATTAGCCGGTATGCTGCCTACGCTCTTCAGCAGGAAAAACAGGTAATGGTCAATCTGAATTTCCTGCCGGATTATTCGGAAAAACAGACAAAAGAACTGCTGCGGGAGCGTTTTTTTATCTATGGAGAGGGGAAAACGGCACAGGAAGCCCTGACAGGCCTGTTTCCTGCAAAACTCAACAGGGTGTTGCTGAAAGAAAGCGGTATCGGGCCGGATGAAAAAGCCTCCGGATGCGGGAAACAGAAGCTGGACCGCCTGGCCTTTTCCATCCGGCATCTCAGAGTAGATATTACCGGAACAAAAGGTTTTGACCAGGCTCAGGTGACAGCAGGCGGAGTGGATACCGGGGAAATTCATCCGGAAACCATGGAATCCAGACTGGTTCCCGGACTTTTTTTTGCGGGAGAAGTGATGGACGTGGACGGTATGTGCGGCGGTTACAATCTTCAGTGGGCATGGTCCAGCGGATATGCGGCGGGAAAATCCGCGGCAGAATACTGTAAAAGGAATACCCGGAACATAAATCGCAGGAAGCAGAACAGGGAGAAAGCATGATAAGAATTAAACAGTTAAAACTTCCCGTTTCCCATACGGAGGAAGAACTGATACGGAAAATCGCAAAACTGCTGAAAATCAGACCGGAGGCTGTGCAGGAATACCAAATCCGGAAGCAGTCTGTGGACGCCCGCAGGAAACATCAGGTATCTTACGTCTATACTCTGGATGTGGCGGTGCGGAAAGAATCTGCTGTTCTGCGCAGGGAAAAAAGCAGTCAGATTTCTCAGGCAGGAGATATTTCCTATGAATTTCCCATCAGCGGAACAGAGCCGCTGGCTCATCCTCCGGTGATTATCGGCAGCGGCCCGGCGGGGCTGTTCTGCGGCTGGCTGCTGGCCGGACATGGGTACGAGCCCATTATCCTGGAACGGGGCAGAAAGATGGAAGAACGGACCAGAGATGTGGAGCTGTTCTGGCAGGAAAACCGTCTGCAGCCGGAATCCAACGTACAGTTTGGTGAAGGCGGGGCCGGAACTTTTTCAGATGGCAAACTGAACACGCTGGTAAAAGATGTAAAGGGAAGAAATCAGGCGGTGCTGGATATTTTCATCCAAAACGGAGCGCCGGAATCCATTGGGTACCAGAATAAACCTCATATTGGCACAGATATTCTCAGGAAGGTAATTGTATCCATGCGCAGGCAGATAGAAGACTGGGGCGGCAGATTTCTCTTTGAAACATGCGTGACGGATTTTCAGTTTCACCGGGACAGGCTTACTTCTCTGGAGTGTATGAGAGAAGGAGAGAAATTTTTTCTGGAGACAGAACTTGCGGTACTGGCCATTGGCCACAGCGCCAGAGATACCTTTGAAGTGCTGCAGCGCCGGGGATTTCAGATGGAAGCCAAATCTTTTGCCGTAGGGCTTCGGGCAGAGCATCCCCAGTCCGCAATCAATGAAATCCAGTATGGGGCCGAAGCAGCAAAGATTTTGCCTGCCGCTTCCTACAAACTTACGGCCAGTCTGGAAAACGGCAGAGGAGTGTATTCTTTCTGCATGTGCCCCGGCGGTTATGTGGTAAATGCTTCTTCCGAGTCAGGGAGGATTGCAGTCAACGGTATGAGCTACAGCGGCCGGAGCGGAGAAAATGCCAACAGCGCCGTCATTGTGACGGTAACGCCGGAGGATTTCCCGAACCAGGGGCCTCTGAGCGGAGTGGAATTCCAGCGCAGGCTGGAGGAAACAGCATACCATCTGGGCAGCGGTGCGGTGCCTCAGCAGTTATTCGGTGATTTTGAGAAGGGGAACATATCTGCCTCTTACGGAGAATTTCCTTCGGCCATAAAAGGACATCATGATTTCGGCCCCCTTCATCAGCTTTTCCCGGAAGCACTGAAGGATTCTTTCTGTGCAGGATTTCATCAGTTTGCATCATATATTCCGGGATTTGACCGGAAAGACGCCATTTTGTCCGGAGTGGAAAGCAGAACTTCTTCTCCGGTAAGAATTACGAGAAATGAAGGATTTGAGAGCAATAAACAGGGGGTATATCCCTGCGGAGAAGGGGCAGGATATGCAGGAGGCATTATGTCCGCCGCCATGGATGGGATGAAGGTTGCGGAGGCCATCGCCCGCAAATACAGAAGAAAAGCAGGAGGGAAGTAGTAACGTGTCAGAATTTACACCAATGATGCAGCAATATATGGAAACAAAAAAGGATTATCCGGACTGTATCCTGTTCTACCGGCTGGGTGATTTCTATGAGATGTTCTTTGAGGACGCCAAAACCGCCTCGAAGGAGCTGGAAATTACACTGACCGGGAAAAACTGCGGACAGGAGGAGAAGGCGCCCATGTGCGGCGTGCCCTACCATTCCGTGGAAAGCTATCTGAACAAGCTGGTATCCAAAGGGTACAAGGTGGCCATCTGTGAACAGGTGGAAGACCCGAAAATGTCCAGAGGTCTGGTGCGCCGGGAAGTGGTGCGGATTGTCACACCGGGAACCAATCTGGATACCCAGGCACTGGATGAGACCAAAAATAATTATATTATGTGTATTGTATACATGGAAGACCGCTACGGTGTCTCCATTGCGGATGTTACCACCGGAGATTATTATGTAACGGAGGTGGACCAGGAGCAGAAACTGCTGGATGAAATACATAAATTTGTGCCCTCGGAAATTATCTGCAACGAAGCATTTTACATGACGGGGATGGATTTTGAGGACTTAAAACAGAGGCTGGGCATTGCAGTTTATGATCTGGATTCCTGGTATTTCAGCGATGAAACTGCCAGAACCACGCTGCTGGAACATTTTAAAATGTCGGATATTCAGGGACTGGGTATTAAGGATTATGAGTGCGGAACCATTGCTGCGGGAGCTCTGCTTAAATATTTGTACGAAACCCAGAAAAATAATCTGGCCAATATGACTTCCCTGCAGTTATACATTACCGGAAAATATATGATTATTGACAGTTCTACCAGAAGGAATCTGGAGCTGGTGGAGACGCTGCGGGAAAAGCAGAAACGCGGTTCTCTGCTGTGGGTGCTGGATAAGACAAAAACGGCCATGGGGGCCAGAATGCTCCGCAAATACGTGGAACAGCCTCTGATTGACAGAAAGGAAATGGAACGCCGGCTGGATGCAGTGGAAGATTTTAACCGAAATGCCATGGTGCGGGAAGAAATCCGGGAATATCTGAATCCCATTTATGATCTGGAGCGGTTAATCAGCCGGGTCACCTATCAGACTGCTAATCCGCGGGATTTAACAGCCTTTAAGACTTCGCTGGAAATGCTGCCCCATATCCAGGTGCTGCTCCGGGAATTTCAGGCGCCTCTGCTTCAGGAAATCTGCTCAGAACTGGATAATCTGGAGGATATTTACCAGCTTATTGAATCTTCCATTCTGGACGACCCGCCCATTTCCATCCGGGACGGAGGTATTATCAAAGAGAAATATGATGAAGAAATTGATAAGCTGCGCCAGGCCAAGACGGAAGGCAAGACCTGGCTCATGGAGCTGGAAACCAGGGAGCGTGAGAAGACAGGCATCCGGAATCTCCGGATTAAATACAATAAGATTTTTGGCTATTATCTGGAAGTTACCAATTCCTATCAGAATCTGGTGCCCGATTATTATACCAGAAAACAGACTCTGGCCAATGCGGAGCGCTATATTACTGCAGAACTGAAAGAACTGGAAGACATTATTTTAGGGGCGGAAGACAAGCTGGTGACCCTGGAATATGAAATGTTCCGAACCATCCGTGACAAAATTGCCGGGGAGGTGCTGCGGATTCAGCAGACGGCCAGGGCGGTGGCGAAAACAGACGTGCTGGCTTCTCTTTCTCTGGTGGCGGAGCGAAATCATTACTGCCGTCCATCCATCAATGAAAATGGTGTAATAGATATTAAAAACGGCCGCCATCCGGTGGTGGAACAGATGATAAACAACGATATGTTTATCGCAAATGATACTTATCTGGATAACAGCAAAAAGCGCATTTCCATTATTACCGGCCCAAATATGGCGGGTAAATCCACGTATATGCGTCAGACAGCGCTGATTGTGCTGATGGCTCAGATTGGCAGCTTTGTTCCGGCGGAACATGCCAGAATCGGAATTGTGGACCGAATCTTCACCAGAGTGGGCGCTTCCGACGATCTGGCCAGCGGTCAGAGCACCTTTATGGTGGAAATGACAGAGGTGGCCAATATCCTGAGAAATGCCACCAGTAAAAGCCTTCTGGTACTGGATGAAATCGGCAGAGGAACCAGTACCTTTGACGGGCTGAGCATTGCATGGGCGGTGGTGGAGCATATCAGCAATCCGAAACTGCTGGGAGCCAGAACGCTCTTTGCCACCCATTACCATGAGCTGACAGAGCTGGAAGGGAAACTGAACAATGTCAATAACTACTGTATTGCAGTAAAGGAACAGGGAGACGACGTGGTGTTCCTGCGGAAAATTGTTCCCGGCGGAGCCGATAAAAGTTACGGAATCCAGGTGGCAAAACTGGCCGGTGTACCGGAAAGCGTCATTGAGCGGGCGAGAGCCATTTCCGAGGAATTAAGCGCCCATGACATTGCGGAACTCACCGGTTCCATTATTACGGAACGGAGCGTACACCGGAAAAAGCCGGAAAAACTGGATGAAGTGGATTTGACACAGATGTCTCTCTTTGATACAGTAAAAGACGATGATATTATACAGGAGCTGACAGAACTGGATTTGGGGAATCTGACCCCTATTGACGCCCTGAACAAGCTGTATCAGCTTCAGAATAAAATCAAAAACCGCTGGTAGTTTACATAATATACTTATGTAAACTAAAGAAAAATAGAGATAAAAGGAGGAAGCACTATGGCATTGCCTGCAGAAAAAAACTGCTGCACACTTGCAGATTATCTCGCCTGGCCGGGGACAGAACGGGTGGAACTGTTAGAAGGAGAAGCTGTTCTGATGGCTCCGCCTGCCCGTGTTCATCAGGAAATCAGCGGCGAACTGTTTCGGCAGCTCGCGAACTTTCTGGAAGGAAAAAAGTGCAGGGTCTACACGGCTCCTTTTGCTGTCCGTCTGTTTGAAGGAAAGGATGACAGACCGGAGGATGTAAAAACCGTAGTGGAGCCGGATATCACTGTGGTGTGTGACGGGAACCGGCTGGATAAATACGGCTGTAAAGGGGCGCCGGATCTGGTGATGGAAATCCTGTCTCCCTCTACCCGAAGGCAGGATCGGCTGGTAAAACTGAATCTGTACCAGCAGGCCGGCGTACCGGAATACTGGATTGTAAATCCGGAGGACAAAACCGTTCAGGTAATGCTTTCAGACAACGGAATACTGAGGCTTCATGAAGATTACGGACAGAATGATGTGGCCAAAGTCAATGTTCTGGACGGTTGCTTTATAGAACTCCATAAAGTATTTGCAGAATGATAAACAAAGGAGCAATCATGCCCAAAATAGAAGTTTTAGACCAGCAGACTATTGATAAAATTGCAGCCGGAGAAGTGGTGGAACGCCCTTCTTCCGTGGTAAAAGAACTGGTGGAAAACGCCATTGACGCCGGAGCCAGCGCTGTTACTGTGGAAATCAAAGAAGGAGGCATTTCCTTTATCCGCATTACAGACAATGGATGCGGTATTGAAAAAGACCAGGTGAGCCTTGCATTTATGCGCCATTCCACCAGTAAAATCCGGGATGTGGAGGATTTGCTCACCGTATCTTCCCTGGGATTTCGGGGCGAGGCCCTGTCCAGCATCGCAGCGGTGTCTCAGGTGGAACTGATTACTAAAACCTTTTCCGGTCTGAGCGGTGTGCGCTATGTGACAGAAGGGGGAAAAGAGAAGTCTCTGGAAGAAATCGGAGCGCCGGAAGGCACCACGTTTCTGGTACGCAATCTCTTTTATAATACCCCTGCCCGCAGAAAGTTTCTGAAAACGCCCCACACAGAAGCAGGCTATATCGGAGATCTGATGGAGCGGCTGGCCTTGTCCCATCCGGAAATTTCTTTCAAGCTGATAGTGAATAACCAGCCGAAGCTCCATACCTCCGGCAATTCCAGTCTGAAAGAAATTATTTACCATATCTATGGTCGGGAGATTGCCTCCAATCTCATTGAGATACACGGGGAAAATGAGATGATTTCCGTGAACGGATATATCGGAAAACCCCTGATATCCAGAGGAAACCGGAATTTTGAAAATTATTTTATCAACGGAAGATATATCAGAAGCAGCCTGATTGCCCGAAGTATTGAGGAAGCCTATCAGTCCTTTGTAATGCAGCATAAATATCCCTTTACGGTTCTTCAGATTTCCGTAAAAGGAAATCTTCTGGATGTAAATGTCCATCCTTCCAAAATGGAACTGCGGTTCCGGGAAGGGGAGGCTATTTACCGGTTTCTGACTGACTTGCTCCGGGATACCATCAATCAGAGCGAGCTGGTGTATCAGGTGAGCCTTGAACAGGAGCGGGAGGAAAAAGCCCGCCGGGAACAGGAGAAACAGAAATATCTTCAGTCCGGCCGGAAAGGGCCGGAGCCTTTTGAGACGAAACGCCTGGAGGCTGTGAAACGCGCCATCCAAAAAGACAGCCCCTATGAGGCGAAATACCAGAACCGGGACACAGGAGATTCAAGGCCGGAACAGGTGCAGGAACCGGTGATTTTTCCACAGACGCAGACGCAGGAAACGGCGGCTGCAAAACCACCGGAGCAGGTACGGAAAGCAGCTTCCCCCTTTATACAGAAGGAAGAACAGGAAGAAACAACAGCAGTTTTGCCAGAACAGACAGAAGAGCCGGTTGCAGTACCTTCCGGACAGGAGCAGACAGAAGAACCGGCTGCGGTACCTTCCGGACAGGAGCAGACAGAAGAACCGGTCAGGGCGCGTAAGCTGCTGGACTTTTCCTCCGAAAAAGAACACAGAATCATCGGACAGCTCTTTGATACTTACTGGCTGGTGGAGTTTGACAGCCAGCTCTATATTATCGACCAGCACGCCGCTCACGAAAAGGTGCTGTATGAGCGTATGCTGGCTTCACTGGAAACCAGGGATTTTACCTCTCAGGCCATGTATCCGCCGGTGCTCCTCACATTGAATATGCAGGAGGAGTCCCTTCTGAAAAAATATATTGGCTATTTTCAGAAGCTGGGCTATGAAATCGAACATTTCGGCGGGAAGGAATATGCTGTGACAGCCCTTCCGGCCAATCTGTTCAATCTGAACGGGAAAGAACTGATGATAGAGATTCTGGACAGTCTGGCCGGATTTCAGGGAAAGGAAACGCCCCGGATGATTACGGAAAAGATTGCTTCCATGTCCTGCAAAGGAGCTGTAAAAGGCAATCAGAAGCTGTCAGAGGAAGAAATGAGGGCGCTGATTGGAGAACTGCTGACACTGGAAAATCCCTATCACTGTCCTCACGGAAGACCTACCATTATCTCCATGTCAAAGCATGAACTGGAAAAGAAATTTAAACGGGTGTTGTAATGAAAAATCCATTGATTATATTAACGGGCCCTACTGCAGTGGGAAAAACAGATTTGTCCATTGCCCTGGCTCATCAGATCGGCGGTTCTGTGATTTCCGCCGATTCCATGCAGGTATACCGCCATATGGACATTGGTTCCGCCAAAATCAGGAAAGAAGAAATGCAGGGAATTCCCCACTATCTGGTGGATATTCTGGAGCCGGACGAGGAATTTCATGTGGTGCGGTTTCAGGAATATGCCAGGCAGTGTATGGAGGAAATTCAGGCAGAAGGAAGACTGCCCATTGTGGTGGGAGGCACGGGATTTTATATTCAGGCACTGCTGTATGACATTGATTTCAGCCAGGAGCCGGAGGACAGAAATTACCGCAGCAGGCTGGAGCAGACAGCCAGGGAACAGGGTGGCCATGTGCTTCATGAAATGCTGGCCCAGGTGGATGCAGAATCCGCCCAGGCCATTCATGAAAACAACGTGAAACGCGTCATTCGGGCGCTGGAATTTTATCATCTGTCCGGAAAAAAGATATCAGAGCACAACGAAGAGGAACGCCGGCGCAAATCCCCGTATCAGTTTTGCTATTTCGTCTTAAATGATGAGAGGGAAAGACTTTACCGGCGGATAGAACAGCGGGTGGACCTTATGCTGGAAGAAGGGCTGGTGGAAGAAGTACAAAATCTGCAAAAGATGGGATACAATAAACATATGGTATCCATGCAGGGCCTGGGCTATAAAGAAATCCTGGATTATCTGGAAGGGGACTGCACGCTGGAAGAAGCCGTATACCGCATCAAACGGGATACAAGGCATTTTGCCAAACGCCAGCTCACCTGGTTTCGGCGGGAGCGTCAGGTTACCTGGATTCAGAAACAGGAGTTTGACTATGATAATGATAAAATTTTAACATTTATGACACAAGAACTGAAAAAGAAACAGATTATTTAAGTGTTCCGGCAGAAAGAGAGGAAGTTATGGAAGCCATCTATCAGAAACTGGGGATTGACGAAAAAGTTTTTCTCTATGGCCAGAAGTTTGAACGGGAATTAAAAGAACGGTTTGAAGAAATTGACAGGGCGGCCGAATATAACCAGTTAAAGGTGATTCATGCCATGCAAAGCCACAGAGTAAGCGCAGAATGCTTTATGGGAAGCAGCGGTTACGGGTATAATGATATGGGAAGGGATACTCTGGAAGAAGTCTATGCCACATGTTTTCACGGAGAGGCCGCACTGGTGCGTCCCCAGATTACCTGCGGCACCCATGCGCTGGCCCTTGCGCTGATGTCCAATCTGCGTCCCGGAGATGAAATCCTCTCCCCGGTGGGGAAACCCTACGATACCCTGGAGGAAGTCATCGGAATCCGCCCTTCCGCAGGCTCGCTGGCGGAGTACGGAATCACTTACCGGCAGGTGGATTTACTTCCGGACGGAGCCTTTGACCTGGATGGAATCCGGGAAGCCCTGAATGAAAAGACCAGACTGGTTACCATTCAGCGTTCCAAAGGTTATCAGACCAGACCCACCTTGTCGGTGGAACGAATCGGGGAACTGATTTCTTTTGTAAAAAAAATCAGACCGGACGTTCTGTGCATGGTGGATAACTGTTACGGGGAATTTGTGGAGCGAAGAGAACCTCTGGAAGTGGGAGCGGATATGATCGTGGGCTCTCTGATTAAAAATCCCGGCGGCGGTCTGGCGCCCATCGGCGGCTATATTGTTGGGAAAAAAGCGTGTGTGGACAATGCCGCTTACCGGCTGACCTCTCCGGGCCTTGGCAAAGAAGTAGGCGCTTCCCTGGGCGTGATTCAGTCTTTTTATCAGGGTCTGTTTCTGGCGCCCACGGTGACAGCCTCAGCCTTAAAAAGCGCCGTTTTTGCCGCTAATATATACGAAAGTCTGGGATTTCCGGTGATTCCCGACAGCAGGGAAAGCCGCCATGATATTATTCAGGCAGTTACCTTAAAATCTCCGGAAGGGCTGATTGCATTCTGCAAAGGCATCCAGGCGGCGGCTCCGGTGGACAGCCATGTGACGCCAGAACCCTGGGCCATGCCGGGGTATGACGACGAGGTGATTATGGCGGCAGGAGCATTCGTGCAGGGTTCCTCCATTGAGCTCAGCGCAGACGGGCCTCTGCGGGAGCCTTATACGGCCTATTTTCAGGGAGGTCTTACCTGGTATCACGGAAAACTGGGTATTTTAATGTCCCTGCAGAAACTCTGTGAGGCAGGACTGGTAAAATTATGATTTATTTTATGAAGTTTTAACAATATATTAGTATACATGGGTGCCCTTTTGTGCTAAAATAAAATGTAAAACTTTTTCCCCCTGTCTGAGAGAGGGAAAGGAAGAATATGAATACACATATTACCATGAAAGAAATGCCGGAATCCGAGCGGCCGCTGGAGAAATGTTTCCGTTATGGAGCGCAGGCGCTGTCTGATGCAGAATTACTGGCAGTGATTTTGAAAAGCGGTACGAAAAATATGACCGCATTGCAGCTTGCCCAGTTGTTTCTGGCCCGTAAAGAAAGAAATCTCCTGAATCTGAACAGTATGCAGATAGAGGAAATGCAGGAAATTCCGGGAATCGGACAGGTGAAGGCGGCTCAGTTAAAATGTGTGGCCGAGCTTGCCGGGCGCATTGCCAGAACCAGCAGGCTGAAAAGTGTGAGGCTGAGCGAACCGGCCAGCATTGCGGCCTATTATATGGAGTCCCTCCGGCATGAAACAAAGGAAAAACTGTTATTGGCCATGTTTGACGCCAGAAGCAATCTTCTGGGGGATGAGATTATTTCGGTAGGTACCGTGACCTGTTCACTGGTATCTCCGAGGGAGATCTTTCTGAAAGCGCTGGAATACCGGGCGGTGCACATTGTTCTGCTCCACAACCATCCCAGCGGGGACCCGGAACCGGGCGATGCGGACATCAGTGTAACCCGGCGGGTACAGGAGAGCGGAAGCCTTCTGGGGATTGCCCTTGCGGATCATATCATCATTGGTGATAACAGATATATAAGCCTGAGAGAAAATGGCCTGTTAGGCTGAGGAAAGGAACGTAATTATGTCAGCAAATGTTTATGGAATTGATCTGGGTAC is from Lachnospiraceae bacterium JLR.KK002 and encodes:
- a CDS encoding NAD(P)/FAD-dependent oxidoreductase, encoding MNRQFDIIIVGAGASGLAAGIHGAEHGAQVLILEHMDKAGKKLLATGNGKCNFTNEKQGIAYYRGKDPAFVLPVLEQFGLKETLEFFRKLGILPRNKRDGYYYPASGQAASVREVLLIECRRRKVAIACNVGIRSIQKQGGFFLFRTKQGEYRSRACIIATGGKAGRKTGSDGSGFPYIIGFGHKLTDIVPALVQLQGKQSFLKEIAGIRAECLTELYINHKKAAEDLGELQFTETGVSGIPVFQISRYAAYALQQEKQVMVNLNFLPDYSEKQTKELLRERFFIYGEGKTAQEALTGLFPAKLNRVLLKESGIGPDEKASGCGKQKLDRLAFSIRHLRVDITGTKGFDQAQVTAGGVDTGEIHPETMESRLVPGLFFAGEVMDVDGMCGGYNLQWAWSSGYAAGKSAAEYCKRNTRNINRRKQNREKA
- a CDS encoding Uma2 family endonuclease: MALPAEKNCCTLADYLAWPGTERVELLEGEAVLMAPPARVHQEISGELFRQLANFLEGKKCRVYTAPFAVRLFEGKDDRPEDVKTVVEPDITVVCDGNRLDKYGCKGAPDLVMEILSPSTRRQDRLVKLNLYQQAGVPEYWIVNPEDKTVQVMLSDNGILRLHEDYGQNDVAKVNVLDGCFIELHKVFAE
- the radC gene encoding DNA repair protein RadC — translated: MNTHITMKEMPESERPLEKCFRYGAQALSDAELLAVILKSGTKNMTALQLAQLFLARKERNLLNLNSMQIEEMQEIPGIGQVKAAQLKCVAELAGRIARTSRLKSVRLSEPASIAAYYMESLRHETKEKLLLAMFDARSNLLGDEIISVGTVTCSLVSPREIFLKALEYRAVHIVLLHNHPSGDPEPGDADISVTRRVQESGSLLGIALADHIIIGDNRYISLRENGLLG
- the mutL gene encoding DNA mismatch repair endonuclease MutL; translation: MPKIEVLDQQTIDKIAAGEVVERPSSVVKELVENAIDAGASAVTVEIKEGGISFIRITDNGCGIEKDQVSLAFMRHSTSKIRDVEDLLTVSSLGFRGEALSSIAAVSQVELITKTFSGLSGVRYVTEGGKEKSLEEIGAPEGTTFLVRNLFYNTPARRKFLKTPHTEAGYIGDLMERLALSHPEISFKLIVNNQPKLHTSGNSSLKEIIYHIYGREIASNLIEIHGENEMISVNGYIGKPLISRGNRNFENYFINGRYIRSSLIARSIEEAYQSFVMQHKYPFTVLQISVKGNLLDVNVHPSKMELRFREGEAIYRFLTDLLRDTINQSELVYQVSLEQEREEKARREQEKQKYLQSGRKGPEPFETKRLEAVKRAIQKDSPYEAKYQNRDTGDSRPEQVQEPVIFPQTQTQETAAAKPPEQVRKAASPFIQKEEQEETTAVLPEQTEEPVAVPSGQEQTEEPAAVPSGQEQTEEPVRARKLLDFSSEKEHRIIGQLFDTYWLVEFDSQLYIIDQHAAHEKVLYERMLASLETRDFTSQAMYPPVLLTLNMQEESLLKKYIGYFQKLGYEIEHFGGKEYAVTALPANLFNLNGKELMIEILDSLAGFQGKETPRMITEKIASMSCKGAVKGNQKLSEEEMRALIGELLTLENPYHCPHGRPTIISMSKHELEKKFKRVL
- a CDS encoding FAD-dependent oxidoreductase; translated protein: MIRIKQLKLPVSHTEEELIRKIAKLLKIRPEAVQEYQIRKQSVDARRKHQVSYVYTLDVAVRKESAVLRREKSSQISQAGDISYEFPISGTEPLAHPPVIIGSGPAGLFCGWLLAGHGYEPIILERGRKMEERTRDVELFWQENRLQPESNVQFGEGGAGTFSDGKLNTLVKDVKGRNQAVLDIFIQNGAPESIGYQNKPHIGTDILRKVIVSMRRQIEDWGGRFLFETCVTDFQFHRDRLTSLECMREGEKFFLETELAVLAIGHSARDTFEVLQRRGFQMEAKSFAVGLRAEHPQSAINEIQYGAEAAKILPAASYKLTASLENGRGVYSFCMCPGGYVVNASSESGRIAVNGMSYSGRSGENANSAVIVTVTPEDFPNQGPLSGVEFQRRLEETAYHLGSGAVPQQLFGDFEKGNISASYGEFPSAIKGHHDFGPLHQLFPEALKDSFCAGFHQFASYIPGFDRKDAILSGVESRTSSPVRITRNEGFESNKQGVYPCGEGAGYAGGIMSAAMDGMKVAEAIARKYRRKAGGK
- a CDS encoding methionine gamma-lyase family protein, with protein sequence MEAIYQKLGIDEKVFLYGQKFERELKERFEEIDRAAEYNQLKVIHAMQSHRVSAECFMGSSGYGYNDMGRDTLEEVYATCFHGEAALVRPQITCGTHALALALMSNLRPGDEILSPVGKPYDTLEEVIGIRPSAGSLAEYGITYRQVDLLPDGAFDLDGIREALNEKTRLVTIQRSKGYQTRPTLSVERIGELISFVKKIRPDVLCMVDNCYGEFVERREPLEVGADMIVGSLIKNPGGGLAPIGGYIVGKKACVDNAAYRLTSPGLGKEVGASLGVIQSFYQGLFLAPTVTASALKSAVFAANIYESLGFPVIPDSRESRHDIIQAVTLKSPEGLIAFCKGIQAAAPVDSHVTPEPWAMPGYDDEVIMAAGAFVQGSSIELSADGPLREPYTAYFQGGLTWYHGKLGILMSLQKLCEAGLVKL
- the mutS gene encoding DNA mismatch repair protein MutS; protein product: MMQQYMETKKDYPDCILFYRLGDFYEMFFEDAKTASKELEITLTGKNCGQEEKAPMCGVPYHSVESYLNKLVSKGYKVAICEQVEDPKMSRGLVRREVVRIVTPGTNLDTQALDETKNNYIMCIVYMEDRYGVSIADVTTGDYYVTEVDQEQKLLDEIHKFVPSEIICNEAFYMTGMDFEDLKQRLGIAVYDLDSWYFSDETARTTLLEHFKMSDIQGLGIKDYECGTIAAGALLKYLYETQKNNLANMTSLQLYITGKYMIIDSSTRRNLELVETLREKQKRGSLLWVLDKTKTAMGARMLRKYVEQPLIDRKEMERRLDAVEDFNRNAMVREEIREYLNPIYDLERLISRVTYQTANPRDLTAFKTSLEMLPHIQVLLREFQAPLLQEICSELDNLEDIYQLIESSILDDPPISIRDGGIIKEKYDEEIDKLRQAKTEGKTWLMELETREREKTGIRNLRIKYNKIFGYYLEVTNSYQNLVPDYYTRKQTLANAERYITAELKELEDIILGAEDKLVTLEYEMFRTIRDKIAGEVLRIQQTARAVAKTDVLASLSLVAERNHYCRPSINENGVIDIKNGRHPVVEQMINNDMFIANDTYLDNSKKRISIITGPNMAGKSTYMRQTALIVLMAQIGSFVPAEHARIGIVDRIFTRVGASDDLASGQSTFMVEMTEVANILRNATSKSLLVLDEIGRGTSTFDGLSIAWAVVEHISNPKLLGARTLFATHYHELTELEGKLNNVNNYCIAVKEQGDDVVFLRKIVPGGADKSYGIQVAKLAGVPESVIERARAISEELSAHDIAELTGSIITERSVHRKKPEKLDEVDLTQMSLFDTVKDDDIIQELTELDLGNLTPIDALNKLYQLQNKIKNRW
- the miaA gene encoding tRNA (adenosine(37)-N6)-dimethylallyltransferase MiaA; the encoded protein is MKNPLIILTGPTAVGKTDLSIALAHQIGGSVISADSMQVYRHMDIGSAKIRKEEMQGIPHYLVDILEPDEEFHVVRFQEYARQCMEEIQAEGRLPIVVGGTGFYIQALLYDIDFSQEPEDRNYRSRLEQTAREQGGHVLHEMLAQVDAESAQAIHENNVKRVIRALEFYHLSGKKISEHNEEERRRKSPYQFCYFVLNDERERLYRRIEQRVDLMLEEGLVEEVQNLQKMGYNKHMVSMQGLGYKEILDYLEGDCTLEEAVYRIKRDTRHFAKRQLTWFRRERQVTWIQKQEFDYDNDKILTFMTQELKKKQII